A stretch of the Rosa rugosa chromosome 5, drRosRugo1.1, whole genome shotgun sequence genome encodes the following:
- the LOC133710770 gene encoding protein RICE SALT SENSITIVE 3-like, with product MEEHINPLAVTHLLQHTLRSLCSQENSQWIYAVFWRILPRNYPPPKWEGHGAYDRSRGNRRNWILVWEDGFCNFGASASPAHDQINSTNGECPGGPSVYGGDQFQHHQYYHGLQPELFFKMSHEIYNYGEGLIGKVAADHSHKWIYKEPNDQHQEINFLSAWHNSADSHPRTWEAQFQSGIKTIALIAVREGVVQLGAVNKVVEDLSYVVLLRKKLSYIESIPGVLLPHPSSLSFPSFKLDPHGYGNMGAPPEHHSHAWHNFQGMGTNATNLLVPPHPSTTHDQYYEHHFNMNHHQVPMLKNITPSMSSLEALLSKLPSVVPSPPNTTHDHHQFPESSHHHHHGGGTMQFMATTEQMVVAKEETDVQEEEEYMAPDHKNVCVNAGESSTSMSAAYGRQQPQHFHHH from the exons atgGAAGAACATATTAACCCTTTGGCAGTGACTCATCTGCTTCAACACACACTGAGAAGCTTGTGCAGTCAAGAAAATTCACAGTGGATTTATGCTGTCTTTTGGAGGATCCTCCCAAGAAACTACCCACCACCCAA GTGGGAAGGTCATGGAGCTTATGACAGGTCAAGAGGGAACAGAAGGAACTG GATATTGGTTTGGGAAGATGGTTTCTGCAACTTTGGTGCCTCAGCCTCACCAGCTCATGATCAGATCAACTCAACCAATGGTGAGTGTCCAGGTGGCCCTTCAGTTTATGGTGGTGATCAATTTCAACATCACCAATACTACCATGGTCTGCAACCTGAGCTTTTCTTCAAGATGTCCCATGAGATCTACAACTATGGAGAAGG GTTGATAGGGAAAGTGGCGGCAGATCATAGTCATAAGTGGATATACAAAGAACCAAATGATCAGCATCAAGAAATCAACTTTTTATCAGCATGGCACAACTCAGCTGACTCG CACCCTAGGACATGGGAAGCCCAGTTCCAGTCTGGCATAAAG ACCATAGCTCTGATAGCAGTGAGAGAAGGTGTAGTTCAGTTAGGAGCAGTTAACAAGGTGGTTGAAGATCTGAGCTATGTTGTTTTGCTCAGAAAGAAGCTGAGCTACATTGAGAGCATCCCTGGAGTTCTTCTGCCTCACCCATCATCTCTATCATTCCCCAGCTTCAAGCTTGACCCTCATGGCTATGGTAATATGGGTGCCCCTCCAGAGCATCATAGTCATGCATGGCACAATTTCCAAGGCATGGGCACTAATGCTACAAATCTTCTTGTCCCACCACATCCAAGTACTACTCATGACCAATATTATGAGCACCATTTCAACATGAACCATCATCAAGTGCCAATGTTGAAAAACATAACACCCTCCATGAGTAGCCTTGAAGCTCTCCTCTCCAAGCTTCCCTCGGTGGTGCCCTCACCACCTAATACTACTCATGATCATCACCAGTTTCCAGAATcgtctcatcatcatcatcatggagGTGGAACTATGCAATTTATGGCGACTACGGAGCAGATGGTAGTGGCCAAGGAGGAGACTGATGTTCAAGAAGAGGAGGAATACATGGCACCGGATCACAAGAACGTTTGTGTTAACGCCGGGGAGAGCAGCACTTCTATGTCCGCCGCCTACGGCCGTCAACAACCCCAGCATTTCCATCACCACTGA